A DNA window from Pseudomonadota bacterium contains the following coding sequences:
- a CDS encoding dickkopf-related protein encodes MALRRSRLAFALVALAAAFLATPSFAQAQCAKDTDCKGDRICSNGQCVGSGPSGGGRDWSLAAGIVGAVGAGLTIGFSMPIEFADLDHMSPAPVVLAGTSALITIVISPVTEAGGRSARRAVGVEGERGARVGGWIFYGLYFMFIPTMATVSVAVLDGPPPHGWMALLGLTGALSQSLFAADAFVAHSQAKALRPKTAAITTGSEVAGAPRIAPFASPTPDGGAVVGLAGSF; translated from the coding sequence ATGGCTCTTCGCCGCTCGAGATTGGCCTTCGCCCTCGTCGCCCTCGCGGCGGCGTTCCTCGCGACGCCGTCGTTCGCCCAGGCCCAGTGCGCCAAGGACACCGACTGCAAGGGCGACAGGATCTGCTCGAACGGGCAGTGCGTCGGCTCCGGGCCTTCGGGCGGAGGCAGGGACTGGTCGCTCGCCGCGGGGATCGTCGGCGCCGTCGGCGCGGGCCTCACGATCGGGTTCTCCATGCCGATCGAGTTCGCCGACTTGGACCACATGTCTCCGGCTCCGGTCGTTCTGGCCGGCACCTCGGCGCTCATCACGATCGTCATCTCCCCCGTCACGGAGGCCGGCGGCCGATCGGCCCGCCGCGCGGTGGGCGTGGAGGGCGAGCGGGGCGCCCGGGTCGGCGGCTGGATCTTCTACGGCCTCTACTTCATGTTCATCCCCACGATGGCGACCGTCTCGGTCGCCGTCTTGGACGGGCCGCCGCCGCACGGTTGGATGGCCCTGCTCGGCCTGACCGGGGCGCTGAGCCAGAGCCTCTTCGCCGCGGACGCGTTCGTCGCCCACTCGCAGGCCAAGGCGCTCCGGCCGAAGACCGCGGCCATCACGACAGGGTCCGAGGTCGCGGGCGCCCCGCGGATCGCGCCCTTCGCGTCCCCGACCCCGGACGGGGGCGCCGTCGTCGGCCTGGCGGGATCGTTCTGA
- the glmM gene encoding phosphoglucosamine mutase: MGRLFGTDGVRGVANLAPITAEMALEIGRAVAYVCKRHGDHRHRVVIGKDTRVSGYMLESALTAGICSMGVDVLLVGPMPTPGIAFTTRSMRADAGLVISASHNPYQDNGIKIFSRSGFKLPDAEEDEIEDLIASGRIRDIRPTADDIGKAKRIDDATGRYIVFCKNTFPEELSLEGQKIVLDCANGATYKAAPIIFSELGADVTAIHCEPNGVNINLRCGSQHTEDLRAEVIAKGADVGLAFDGDGDRLIAVDEKGREITGDHVMVICAKRYKEQGRLRNNLVISTVMSNFGFGLALKGLGIVHGAAKVGDRYVLEMMQERGAVFGGEASGHMIFLDHHTTGDGIVTALQLLAAMNEAKLPLSSLAEEMRLSPQEIVNVDVAKKPPLEALPALQAAVKAAEAELGEKGRVLIRYSGTQSMCRVMVEGPTEETTRRLARGLADTVRECLC, from the coding sequence ATGGGAAGACTCTTCGGAACGGACGGGGTGAGGGGCGTCGCGAACCTGGCGCCCATCACCGCGGAGATGGCCCTCGAGATCGGGCGCGCCGTGGCCTACGTGTGCAAGCGGCACGGGGATCACCGCCACCGCGTCGTGATCGGGAAGGACACGCGCGTCAGCGGCTACATGCTGGAGAGCGCGCTCACCGCGGGCATCTGCTCGATGGGAGTGGACGTCCTGCTCGTCGGCCCGATGCCGACGCCGGGGATCGCGTTCACCACCCGCAGCATGCGCGCGGACGCGGGCCTCGTGATCTCCGCCTCGCACAACCCCTACCAGGACAACGGCATCAAGATCTTCTCGCGCAGCGGCTTCAAGCTCCCGGACGCCGAGGAGGACGAGATCGAGGACCTGATCGCGTCGGGCCGCATCCGGGACATCCGGCCCACGGCCGACGACATCGGCAAGGCGAAGCGCATCGACGACGCCACCGGGCGCTACATCGTCTTCTGCAAGAACACGTTCCCGGAGGAGCTCAGCCTCGAGGGCCAGAAGATCGTCCTCGACTGCGCGAACGGCGCGACCTACAAGGCCGCCCCGATCATCTTCTCGGAGCTCGGCGCGGACGTCACCGCCATCCACTGCGAGCCCAACGGGGTGAACATCAACCTTCGGTGCGGATCGCAGCACACGGAGGATCTCCGGGCCGAGGTGATCGCGAAAGGGGCGGACGTCGGGCTCGCGTTCGACGGCGACGGGGATCGGCTGATCGCCGTCGACGAGAAGGGGCGGGAGATCACCGGCGACCACGTCATGGTGATCTGCGCCAAGCGCTACAAGGAGCAGGGGCGGCTCCGGAACAACCTGGTCATCTCGACGGTGATGAGCAACTTCGGCTTCGGCCTCGCGCTGAAGGGGCTGGGGATCGTCCACGGCGCGGCCAAGGTCGGGGATCGCTACGTCCTGGAGATGATGCAGGAGCGCGGCGCGGTGTTCGGGGGCGAGGCCTCCGGCCACATGATCTTCCTGGACCACCACACGACCGGCGACGGCATCGTCACCGCCCTGCAGCTGCTGGCGGCGATGAACGAGGCGAAGCTCCCGCTGTCCTCGCTCGCCGAGGAGATGCGCCTGTCCCCCCAGGAGATCGTGAACGTCGACGTGGCCAAGAAGCCCCCGCTCGAGGCGCTGCCCGCGCTGCAGGCGGCCGTGAAGGCGGCCGAGGCCGAGCTCGGCGAGAAGGGGCGCGTGCTGATCCGGTACTCCGGGACGCAGTCCATGTGCCGGGTGATGGTGGAGGGACCGACCGAGGAGACGACCCGGCGCCTGGCGCGGGGCCTCGCGGACACGGTCCGGGAGTGCCTCTGCTAG
- a CDS encoding ATP-binding cassette domain-containing protein — MALINVRDVTISFGGAALLEAVSFAVEPGERICLVGRNGEGKTTLMRLIAREIAPDAGTVDYGHGVRSAMLAQDVPRELEGTCGDVVRAAYADDASDAGAIDHEIDTVLGRLGLEARSSCATLSGGQRRRLLLARALAGAPDVLLLDEPTNHLDIDSVVRLEALLERFAGAVVFVTHDRVLIDRLATRILDLDRGVVTSFPGRYAAYLESKGAALEAEQARRERFDKRLAGEEVWLRKGIKARRTRNEGRVRRLLSMREEARRRREGKGAVRMGVAPAGRASRKIAEAIDVSFGYDPDAPLVRGFSGVVWRGDKVGIIGPNGAGKTTLLKLLLGELGPTAGEVRQGEGLAVAYLDQLRAQLDSEKTVVENLAPDGDSIVIGGTPRHVYSYLEDFLFSSDRARTPVWVLSGGERNRLLLAKLFARPANTLVLDEPTNDLDVETLELFEDLLVEYEGTVLLVSHDRAFLNNVVTSTLVFEGGGRLSEYVGGYDDWIRQRPPPAAAEAPRAAQPVRQREKAARPRTLTFKERLELDALPARIEALEAEAGRLRATLADPGFYKTAGVEVAGVNARLAAEEAALAAAYDLWAELESIREASGKR, encoded by the coding sequence GCGGCTGATCGCCCGCGAGATCGCGCCGGACGCGGGCACGGTGGACTACGGGCATGGCGTCCGCTCCGCGATGCTCGCCCAGGACGTCCCGCGGGAGCTCGAGGGGACGTGCGGAGACGTCGTCCGCGCGGCGTACGCGGACGATGCCAGCGACGCGGGCGCGATCGATCACGAGATCGACACCGTGCTCGGCCGGCTCGGCCTGGAGGCGCGGAGCTCGTGCGCGACGCTCTCCGGGGGGCAGCGCCGCCGCCTCCTGCTCGCCCGGGCGTTGGCCGGCGCGCCGGACGTGCTCCTGCTCGACGAGCCGACGAACCACCTCGACATCGACTCCGTGGTGCGGCTCGAGGCGCTGCTCGAGAGGTTCGCGGGCGCGGTCGTGTTCGTCACCCACGATCGGGTGCTCATCGACAGGCTCGCCACGCGGATCCTCGATCTGGACCGCGGCGTCGTGACGAGCTTCCCCGGGCGGTACGCGGCGTACCTCGAGAGCAAGGGCGCCGCGCTCGAGGCCGAGCAGGCCCGGCGCGAGCGGTTCGACAAGCGGCTCGCGGGGGAGGAGGTCTGGCTGCGCAAGGGGATCAAGGCGCGCCGGACCCGGAACGAGGGCCGCGTGCGGCGGCTCCTCTCGATGCGGGAGGAGGCCCGGCGGCGGCGCGAGGGAAAGGGCGCGGTGCGGATGGGCGTGGCGCCCGCGGGAAGGGCGTCGCGGAAGATCGCCGAGGCGATCGACGTGAGCTTCGGCTACGACCCCGACGCGCCGCTCGTCCGGGGCTTCTCGGGCGTCGTCTGGCGCGGCGACAAGGTCGGGATCATCGGCCCCAACGGCGCGGGGAAGACGACGCTGCTCAAGCTCCTGCTCGGGGAGCTCGGGCCGACGGCCGGCGAGGTGCGGCAGGGCGAGGGGCTCGCCGTGGCGTACCTCGACCAGCTCCGGGCGCAGCTCGACAGCGAGAAGACCGTCGTCGAGAACCTCGCCCCGGACGGCGACTCGATCGTGATAGGCGGGACGCCGCGGCACGTCTACTCCTACCTCGAGGACTTCCTGTTCTCGTCGGACCGGGCCCGCACGCCGGTCTGGGTGTTGTCCGGCGGGGAGCGGAACCGCCTCCTGCTCGCGAAGCTGTTCGCGCGGCCCGCGAACACGCTCGTGCTCGACGAGCCGACGAACGACCTCGACGTCGAGACGCTCGAGCTGTTCGAGGATCTTCTCGTCGAGTACGAGGGGACGGTGCTGCTCGTGAGCCACGATCGGGCGTTCCTCAACAACGTCGTCACGAGCACGCTCGTGTTCGAGGGCGGCGGGCGCCTCTCCGAGTACGTGGGCGGCTACGACGACTGGATCCGTCAGCGCCCTCCGCCTGCCGCGGCGGAGGCGCCGCGGGCGGCGCAGCCGGTCCGTCAGCGCGAGAAGGCGGCGCGCCCGCGCACGCTGACGTTCAAGGAGCGGCTCGAGCTCGACGCGCTCCCGGCGCGGATCGAGGCGCTCGAGGCCGAGGCGGGGAGGCTGCGCGCCACGCTCGCGGATCCGGGTTTCTACAAGACGGCGGGCGTCGAGGTGGCCGGCGTCAACGCCCGGCTCGCCGCAGAGGAGGCGGCGCTCGCGGCGGCCTACGATCTCTGGGCCGAGCTCGAGTCGATCCGCGAGGCGAGCGGGAAGAGGTAG